One window from the genome of Daphnia magna isolate NIES unplaced genomic scaffold, ASM2063170v1.1 Dm_contigs265, whole genome shotgun sequence encodes:
- the LOC123468027 gene encoding uncharacterized protein LOC123468027 isoform X2, producing the protein MSPSKICAAVGSKYTQKLYFDPRADQPSTGGYWITDEELRQKLANLIDTEEKIKNASVYSNPLSSWQLTNTMSYHAFIIMETNDWWWSIEKNMERITIQRSKNLESVRDMYQRKKRPTGWTSLAEIRKHDTTAGGELPNICCYGFLSHQITIQ; encoded by the exons ATGTCGCCAAGCAAAATTTGTGCCGCCGTTGGTAGCAAATACACGCAAAAATTGTACTTTGATCCTAGGGCCGATCAACCGTCTACAGGTGGTTATTGGATTACGGATGAAGAGCTTCGCCAAAAATTGGCAAACTTAATTGACACCGAAGAAAAGATCAAAAATGCCTCCGTCTACAGCAATCCGCTCTCTTCGTGGCAGTTGACAAACACCATGTCTTACCACGCGTTCATTATAATGGAAACGAACGATTGGTGGTGGTCGATTGAGAAAAACATGGAACGCATCACGATTCAACGCTCGAAGAACCTCGAGAGTGTTCGGGACATGTACCAAAGGAAGAAACGGCCGACTGGTTGGACTTCGTTGGCAGAAATCAGGAAGCATGACACAACTGCAGGCG GCGAATTGCCAAATATTTGCTGCTATGGTTTTTTATCGCATCAAATCACCATACAATGA
- the LOC123468027 gene encoding uncharacterized protein LOC123468027 isoform X1 translates to MSPSKICAAVGSKYTQKLYFDPRADQPSTGGYWITDEELRQKLANLIDTEEKIKNASVYSNPLSSWQLTNTMSYHAFIIMETNDWWWSIEKNMERITIQRSKNLESVRDMYQRKKRPTGWTSLAEIRKHDTTAGGNTTIKELINYIWRKDCLNNVYHLLKANCQIFAAMVFYRIKSPYNDQVYFDEAADQPRSSGNSCYMNVDQVFNEVRRLSTSETFTQLEIYKGQISSWYLPHFLVPLDRLNLFLILFAIIYDLSVIVLILGIFSFILKTVQLFVNTFLKPNISEIFSHKHHFVIFQTDEKTYWSFERIPTGFTIQRARNKDILLKECQRNSRDTLVSKIKFEKSDVAVRQNMNAVLDFIWKKDNMDIFYMPAEYCGTIALRIYDQFKRK, encoded by the coding sequence ATGTCGCCAAGCAAAATTTGTGCCGCCGTTGGTAGCAAATACACGCAAAAATTGTACTTTGATCCTAGGGCCGATCAACCGTCTACAGGTGGTTATTGGATTACGGATGAAGAGCTTCGCCAAAAATTGGCAAACTTAATTGACACCGAAGAAAAGATCAAAAATGCCTCCGTCTACAGCAATCCGCTCTCTTCGTGGCAGTTGACAAACACCATGTCTTACCACGCGTTCATTATAATGGAAACGAACGATTGGTGGTGGTCGATTGAGAAAAACATGGAACGCATCACGATTCAACGCTCGAAGAACCTCGAGAGTGTTCGGGACATGTACCAAAGGAAGAAACGGCCGACTGGTTGGACTTCGTTGGCAGAAATCAGGAAGCATGACACAACTGCAGGCGGTAATACAACAATCAAAGAACTCATCAACTACATTTGGAGGAAAGATTGTTTAAACAACGTTTACCATCTTCTCAAGGCGAATTGCCAAATATTTGCTGCTATGGTTTTTTATCGCATCAAATCACCATACAATGATCAAGTCTATTTTGACGAGGCTGCCGATCAACCCCGATCTTCAGGAAACAGTTGCTACATGAATGTGGATCAAGTGTTCAACGAAGTGCGACGTTTAAGCACTTCAGAGACTTTTACTCAATTAGAGATTTATAAAGGGCAAATAAGTTCATGGTACCTCCCCCATTTTTTGGTACCATTGGATcggcttaacctttttctaATCTTATTCGCAATAATATACGATCTCTCAGTAATAGTATTAATATTAGGAATATTCTCATTCATCTTAAAAACAGTGCAATTATTCGTAAATACTTTTCTAAAACCAAACATATCTGAAATCTTTTCGCATAAACATCACTTCGTGATTTTTCAAACGGACGAGAAAACTTACTGGTCGTTCGAACGAATACCGACAGGTTTCACCATTCAGCGAGCCAGAaataaagacatccttttgaAAGAATGTCAACGGAATTCACGCGACACTTTGGTCTCCAAAATAAAGTTCGAAAAGTCAGATGTTGCCGTGAGGCAAAATATGAATGCAGTATTGGACTTTATCTGGAAAAAGGACAACATGGACATATTTTATATGCCCGCAGAATATTGTGGCACGATAGCTTTGCGAATCTACGAtcaatttaaaaggaaataa
- the LOC123468025 gene encoding uncharacterized protein LOC123468025, whose translation MSLSLSPSASTGGNYTCKLYFDPGADQSDTRGYWITDDQLRQKLVNLIDTDEEIKKASIYSNPLSSWQLIDAMFYHAFVVMETNDWWWSIEKNTKGITIQRSKKLENVRDMYQRKIRTTGSTSLTSIKENKTTEGGKTTIGELIIYIWRKDCLNDVYHLLDENCQKFADTVFNRIKLKCDDQVYFDEAADQPRYSASSCYMSVDKLFCKVQRLSASETLSQVQLYTAARLKCVILAAIIITAVVGLTTLPFSIAQEIFQSEKFFKRLMFFFIVLPVYIFSAYVVMCSILERIGLLSHHSFVIFKTNVETYWSFERFPTHYVIHRASNKDILLKECKRASQHFWIFKPKLHKEALAVKRGTIAILELIWKKDNLNSERNLPIEDCGQLASIIYENFKRNEEPIFPDWLIIFIIYICISYIYI comes from the coding sequence ATGTCACTTTCACTATCACCAAGTGCGTCTACTGGTGGCAACTACACCTGTAAATTGTATTTTGATCCTGGTGCCGATCAATCTGACACACGTGGTTATTGGATTACGGATGACCAACTTCGACAAAAATTGGTAAACTTGATCGACACGGATGAAGAGATAAAAAAAGCGTCCATCTACAGCAATCCGCTCTCTTCGTGGCAGTTGATAGACGCAATGTTTTATCACGCGTTTGTCGTAATGGAAACGAACGATTGGTGGTGGTCGATCGAGAAAAACACCAAAGGCATCACGATTCAACGTTCGAAGAAACTAGAGAACGTTCGTGACATGTACCAAAGGAAAATACGAACGACTGGTTCGACATCGTTGACAAgcatcaaagaaaataaaacaactgAGGGCGGGAAGACAACAATCGGCGAATTAATCATTTACATTTGGAGGAAAGATTGTTTAAACGATGTTTACCATCTTCTTGATGAGAACTGTCAAAAATTTGCTGATACGGTTTTTAATCGCATTAAATTAAAGTGCGATgatcaagtttattttgatGAAGCTGCCGATCAACCCCGATATTCAGCAAGTAGTTGCTACATGAGCGTGGataaattgttttgtaaaGTGCAACGTTTAAGCGCTTCAGAGACTTTATCTCAGGTTCAGCTTTATACTGCGGCACGACTAAAATGCGTTATTTTAGCAGCCATTATTATTACGGCTGTGGTAGGGCTTACTACCTTACCGTTTTCTATAGCACAGGAAATTTTCCAATCGGAAAAATTCTTCAAAAGattaatgtttttctttatagttctacctgtatatatattttctgcGTATGTCGTGATGTGTTCCATCTTAGAACGTATTGGATTGCTTTCGCATCATTCCTTTgtcatttttaaaacgaaCGTGGAAACTTACTGGTCGTTTGAGCGATTTCCAACGCATTACGTCATTCATCGAGCCAGCaataaagacatccttttgaAAGAGTGCAAGCGGGCTTCACAACACTTCTGGATCTTCAAACCGAAATTGCACAAGGAAGCACTTGCCGTGAAGCGGGGTACAATCGCAATATTGGAATTGATCTGGAAGAAGGATAACCTAAACTCTGAACGCAACTTACCGATAGAAGATTGCGGACAATTAGCATCTATTATCTACGAGAATTTCAAACGAAACGAGGAACCCATTTTTCCTGATTGGCTGATtatatttattatatatatatgtatatcatacatatatatatga
- the LOC116920286 gene encoding uncharacterized protein LOC116920286 translates to MLTSMLTRKLAVAVLGPRMSYGNSGAKGGGEFTHKLYFDPRADQSDTGGYWITDDQLREKLANLIDTEERIQKASVYSHPLSSLQVTNALLFHAFIIMETNNWWWSIEKNSECITIQRSKKLESVRDMYQRKKRTTGFGPLTKIRKNETTEGGNTTIKELINYIWRKDCLNDVYHLLEANCQTFAAMVFDRIKSPYNDQVYFDEAADQPRYSANSCYMNVDQVFSEVQRLSASETFTRLEIYKVSIKSWNIPDFFVPNFLVLFRQISGFFLHHYFVIFETDEGTYWSFERLPTRFTIQRARNKDILLKECQRKSRDTFLVKANLEKSNVAVWQDMNAVLEFIWKGKIRDIFYLPAAFCGQTALRIYDQFKRK, encoded by the coding sequence ATGTTAACTTCAATGTTAACTCGGAAACTTGCAGTTGCAGTCCTGGGTCCCAGAATGTCATATGGCAATAGTGGTGCCAAAGGTGGTGGCGAGTTCACTCACAAATTGTACTTTGATCCTAGAGCCGATCAATCAGATACAGGTGGCTATTGGATTACGGATGACCAACTTCGCGAAAAATTGGCAAACTTAATTGACACCGAAGAAAGGATCCAAAAGGCCTCCGTCTACAGCCATCCGCTTTCTTCGTTGCAAGTAACGAACGCACTGCTTTTTCACGCGTTCATTATAATGGAAACGAACAATTGGTGGTGGTCAATCGAGAAAAACAGTGAATGCATCACGATTCAACGCTCGAAGAAACTCGAGAGTGTTCGTGACATGTACCAAAGGAAGAAACGGACGACTGGCTTTGGTCCGTTGACAAAAATCAGGAAGAATGAAACGACAGAAGGCGGCAATACAACAATCAAAGAACTCATCAACTACATTTGGAGGAAAGACTGTTTAAATGACGTTTACCATCTTCTCGAGGCGAATTGCCAAACATTTGCTGCTATGGTTTTTGATCGCATCAAATCACCATACAATGATCAAGTCTATTTTGACGAGGCTGCCGATCAACCCCGATATTCAGCAAATAGTTGCTACATGAATGTGGATCAAGTGTTCAGCGAAGTGCAACGTTTAAGCGCTTCAGAGACTTTTACTCGATTAGAGATTTATAAAGTGTCAATAAAGTCATGGAACATCCCCGATTTTTTTGTGCCAAACTTTTTGGTTCTCTTTAGACAAATATCTGGATTCTTTTTGCATCATTACTTCGTGATTTTTGAAACGGACGAGGGAACTTACTGGTCGTTCGAACGATTACCGACTCGTTTCACCATTCAGCGAGCCAGAaataaagacatccttttaAAAGAATGTCAACGGAAATCACGCGACACTTTTCTCGTTAAAGCAAATTTAGAAAAGTCAAATGTTGCTGTGTGGCAGGATATGAATGCAGTTTTGGAATTCATCTGGAAGGGGAAGATACGGGACATATTTTACTTGCCCGCAGCATTTTGCGGCCAAACAGCTTTGCGAATCTACGAtcaatttaaaaggaaataa
- the LOC123468024 gene encoding uncharacterized protein LOC123468024: protein MSRRITGGDFTRELYFDPRADQSDTGGYWITDEELRENLSHLIDTEEKIENVTYYSNPLSKWQLTNGKFFHAFIVIKTLNWWWSIEKNTECITIQRSETIESVCDMYQRKKRTTGWTPLTKITKYKTTEGGNTTIKDFINYMWRKDVLNEDYHIVSANCQKFAALLFDRIESPQNHLVYFDKASDQPPSTERNCYMTAEQVLTEVQRLGVPETLKNLELYQLTKFRVPWFVWDPLFLLGFSLVAISYIYLKYAPNNSSIIFPFFLSSFIILSFQNKNILLFVTFTFDAIFYAKTDIDTDNIIYFVILMFSYIYLVYKFSEKNGYRLFWLGYSLVVIIYIIVRYALNNSSFIIFSFFLPAFVILGFQNKQILFFDTFTFSAIFYARNDIDIDNIIYFVILMVLFFYLTITNSKKNGYSFYPTFMLVIFETNEGTYWSFEQVLSFSNNHDIGYLVSIHRATNKDILLNKHQQTPRNPLFTSKHLIKEANAERRDMIKVLEFIWKKDYLDSPNDPGNFTLALRTDLAQILYNKFKDESIAPV from the coding sequence ATGTCGAGAAGAATTACCGGTGGCGATTTCACTCGCGAATTGTACTTTGATCCTAGGGCCGATCAATCAGACACAGGCGGCTATTGGATTACAGATGAAGAGCTTCGCGAAAATTTGTCACATTTAATTGACACGGAAGAAAAGATTGAAAATGTCACCTATTACAGCAACCCGCTCTCCAAGTGGCAGCTGACAAACGGAAAGTTTTTTCACGCGTTCATTGTAATAAAAACGTTGAATTGGTGGTGGTCGATCGAGAAAAACACCGAATGCATCACGATTCAACGCTCCGAGACTATCGAGAGCGTTTGCGACATGTATCAAAGGAAGAAACGGACGACTGGCTGGACTCCGTTGACAAAAATCACGAAGTATAAAACAACTGAAGGCGGCAATACAACAATCAAAGATTTCATCAATTACATGTGGAGGAAAGACGTTTTAAACGAAGATTACCACATTGTCAGTGCGAATTGCCAAAAATTTGCTGCTTTGCTTTTTGACCGAATCGAATCACCGCAAAATCATCTAGTTTATTTTGACAAAGCCTCCGATCAACCGCCATCCACAGAACGCAATTGCTACATGACAGCGGAACAAGTACTCACTGAAGTGCAACGTTTAGGCGTTCCAGAAACTTTGAAAAACTTAGAGTTGTATCAATTAACAAAATTTCGCGTTCCATGGTTTGTCTGGGATCCATTATTTTTGCTAGGTTTCAGTTTAGTCGCAATCAgttacatttatttaaaatatgCGCCAAATAATTCGTCTATAATCTttcccttctttctttcttctttcatcaTTCTCAGCTTCCagaacaaaaatattttactttttgttACATTTACATTTGACGCAATATTTTACGCCAAAACAGATATTGACACTGATAACATTATTTATTTCGTTATCTTAATGTTTTCCTACATTTATTTAGTATacaaattttcagaaaagaatGGCTATCGATTATTTTGGCTAGGTTACAGTTTAGTCGTAATCATTTATATTATAGTAAGATATGCGTTAAATAATTCGTCTTTTataatcttttctttctttcttcctgcTTTCGTCATTCTCGGCTTCCAGAACAAacaaattctattttttgatACATTTACATTTAGCGCAATATTTTACGCCAGAAACGATATTGACATTGATAACATTATTTATTTCGTTATCTTAATGgttctcttcttttatctGACCATTACGaattcaaaaaagaatggCTATTCTTTTTATCCAACTTTCATGTTGGtgatttttgaaacaaatgaGGGAACGTACTGGTCATTCGAACAAGTTCTCTCATTTTCAAATAATCATGACATTGGATATTTAGTTTCCATCCATCGAGCAACGaataaagacatccttttgaATAAACACCAACAGACACCACGAAACCCCTTGTTCACTAGTAAACATTTGATCAAAGAAGCAAATGCCGAACGGAGAGATATGATCAAAGTATTGGAATTTATCTGGAAGAAAGATTACCTGGATTCCCCGAATGATCCAGGCAATTTCACCTTGGCACTTAGAACCGACTTGGCTCAAATACTGTACAACAAATTTAAAGATGAATCCATCGCTCCTGTTTAA